CGCATTTTAAGCCGACGGCAGAAACAGCGGAAGCTATTTTGAAGCATTGTCGGGAAAATCTTGCGCCCTATAAGCGGATCCGGAGGCTAGAGTTTTATGAGCTTCCTAAGACCGTGTCGGGTAAAATTCGCCGGGTTGAACTGCGGAAGAGGGAAACGGAGATTCATGCTGAGGATGGAGGTAAGAACACGGTGTCCAGCGAATATGCGGATAGTGATTTCCCTTCCCTTAAGGGTTAGAATACTTCAGCGTTGGTTCCTCGCCCAGCCTTGTGTTTTGCCCCCCAGCACCCTAGTTGGCCTAAGGAGACGCACATTATGCCCCAGCCCAGCCATCGTTCTCTGACCGCGACAAATTTCGATGCGATCGCGGAAGGCCAACGCCAGTGGGCCAAGCGTCATTCTCGTGCAGCAGCAGAAGGGCTGGCCACGATAAGTTCGACGGTGCGGGCTGCGGATATTTTATGGGGCGGGGCTGAGGAAGCCTTGAAGCCGTTTGGCATTACCTTTAATCAATTTGAGCTGCTTACGGTCCTGATGTATGCCAAGTCCGGGGCTTTATCTATGAACAAGATCAGTACCCGTCTGCAATTGCCCCCGGCCTCATTAACGCACGCAGTAAGCCGGCTGGAAAAACTAGGACTTTTGCAACGGATCCCTAATCGGGAAGACCGCCGTTCTGTCCTCGTGATGGTGACTGATCAAGGTATTGCCTTAGCTGGTGCGGCAACCCCGCAGGTCAATAAGTACTTTGAAAATATTGGACTCGATGCTCAAGATCAGGCACAGCTGCGTGCAATTGCCGCGAAGCTGCGTCGAAAAGTCGGTGACGTCGTGGAATAGCCCCGCCCGTTGTCACGGGAGGGGCTGCCTTTCTTTGAGGGCCTAACGGTGATTAAACTCCGCCTCACGCTTTTCGGCGAAAGCAGCCATACCTTCCTTCTGATCCTCAGAAGCAAAGATGGAATGGAAAGTTCTCCGTTCAAAGAGAAGCCCTTGCTGGAGGGTTGTCTCATACGCTGCATTGATCTGTTCTTTGATCATGCTTGTAGCAACGAATGATTTCGCCGCAATAGCGGTTGCTGTTTCTAGGGCCTGGTCCACAAGTTGCGCAGCCGGAACTACGCGTGCCACGAGACCACTGCATTCAGCTTCCGTGGCATCCATCATCCGGCCGCTCAGGCACATCTCCATAGCTTTAGCTTTGCCAATAGCACGGGTGAGACGCTGCGATCCACCCATCCCAGGGGTAACTCCCAAATTCACCTCAGGCTGCCCAAATTTCGCACCATCACCAGCGATAATGAAGTCACACATCATGGCCAGCTCACAACCGCCGCCCAGGGCATAACCATTAACGGCGGCAATCAGCGGAGTGCGTACTCGGGTCAACCCCTCCCACCCGGCGAACCAATCACTCAGGTACATATCCGTGGCAGTTTTGCTCACCATTTCCTTAATGTCCGCCCCCGCAGCAAAGGCCTTATCCGAGCCGGTAATCACGATGGCCCCGATATCAGATCGCTGATCAAATTCTTGTGCGGCAGCTACCACCTCTTCCATGGTCGCTTTATTCAGTGCATTGAGAGCTTTGGGCCGGTTCAGACGAATAAGGCCAACCCGGTCATGAGTTTCGAGGAGAATATTGTCATAGTTGCTCATGGTGTTCCTTTCTTAGCTAAACTGCGGCGGCGTGAACGTCGAGCCTGTTCTCGGGCAAAGCATTCGTACAGCAAGTTCTTCTGGTACAGCTTCCAGGCTCTGATAAGCCCACCGAGGTTGTCGGTCCTTATCGATAATTTGAGCCCGTACCCCCTCTACGAACTCTCCCTCCAGCATCAGGTTCATCGACGTCCAGAACTCCGTGCTTAAAGCTTCTGCTAAGTCCTGGTGTTCTGCTTTATCCAGGGCGTAGCGTGTGGTTTTAATCCCTAGCGGAGAATGAGTACGAATCTTCTTAGCTGCTTTCGCCGCCCAATGCTCAGGGCCGTGAGCTCGGGCGAGGGAATCTAGTCGGAGAAGAGTTTCTTCCGGGCTAGCTGCGGAATACACCTGCACCATTTCGGCGCGGTCGTCACCAAAACCAGGGCCGATCTCGCGGGAGAATCGCTCAATGACCGCAGCATTACCAGAGAAGATGAGAGCTTCAGTCAGGGCCTCAAGTTGATCTTCTGGCACATAGTAGTCGGCAAATCCCAGGTCAATGGCTTCGGCGGCAGCGACGTGGAGAGAGGTATATGCCAGATGGCGGCCTAGGCGATCCGCGGAGCGTGCAAGCAAGAAAGTACCGCCCACATCAGGGGCGAAACCAATGCCGACCTCAGGCATTCCAAGGCGGGTGGAGTCTGTTACAACGCGGTGGGAGCCATGTGCGGACACCCCGACTCCGCCTCCCAGCACTATTCCATGCATCAGTGCCACGTAGGGTTTGGGGTAGGTGGCGATGAGATAGTTCAATTCATATTCGTTGCGGAAAAACTCGGCGCTGTTGAGTCCGGCGTCTACGGACTCATCCTTGACGTCCTGGTATAGGGTAGCAATATCACCACCTGCACAGAAGGCACGTTCCCCGGCGCCGCGCACGATGACGAGGGCAATATCGTCATCCTCTCGCCAGGTTTTGAGGGCGACGCTCATCTCTTTCACCATGTCTAGGTTTAGAGCATTCAGCGCCTTGGGACGGTTGAGAGTGATAATTCCTGCTTTTCCCTCAGTAGTAATCACTACGTGTTCAGACATCTTTTTGATTAACTCCTCCGCGGATTTAGTTCTCGAGCAGCAAGGCTTCACCTTGCCCGCCTCCGCCGCAAAGGGCAACTCCGGCGCGTCGAGCCTTATTCGCCTTAATCTGGTGGGCGGCGTGGACAACGAGCCGGGCACCAGAGGCTCCGATAGGGTGTCCCAGCGCAATTGCTCCGCCGCACGCATTAATGAGGTCCGGATCAACCCCTAATTCATGAGCGGAGTGAACTACCACCGCGCCAAAGGCTTCATTGATCTCAATCAAGTCGAGGTCTTTAGCTTCCCATTGCTGCCTGGACAGTGCCGCCTGGAGAGCGTGAGCTGGCTGAGCTTGCAGTGAACTATCCGGACCGGCGACCTGCCCCACAGCCCGGAGAGTGGCAAGAATATCCAGGTTATGGGTTTCGGCATACTCTCGCCGACATAGCACCACCGCTGCAGCTCCATCGGAGATCGGTGAAGCATTACCAGCAGTAATACTTCCGTCCTTAACAAAAGCAGGGGACAATGACGCTAAGGACTCTTCGGTCACACCGCTGCGAATACCTTCATCTTGATTCACGCACACCGTATTCTTGCGATGCTTTACCGATACTGGGATGATTTCATCTTCAAATATTCCGTCCTGGGTAGCAGCTTCTGCTCGTTGGTGAGATAAAGCGGCGCAGTGGTCTTGCTCGGCGCGGGTGACAGGGTAGCGTTCAGCATGACGCTCAGATAACTTGCCCATCGAAATGTCAAGGTCAGCGGCCCGCAAACCATCATGAGCAAGATGATCTATAGCTTCCCAGGAACCATATTTCTGACCCTGACGAGAACGTGGAAGAAGGTGCGGGGATAGGCTCATGGATTCCATTCCCCCGGCGACCACCACTTCAGCTTCGCGGGATCGTAGCAGCCGAGCAGCATCGATGATGGCGCTCAGTCCAGAAAGGCACACCTTATTGACCGTGGTGGTATGTGCTCGAGGCGAGATTCCCGCGCTGAGTGCGGCTTGTTTCGCGGGGTTTTGACCCACACCGGCCTGAAGCACTTCGCCCATAATCACCGCGTCAACTTGATCGCCGCTGACCTGGGATTTTTCCAATGCCCCGCGGATAGCGATGGCCCCCAGCTCAGTGGCTGGCAGAGTGGATAAAGCTCCCAAAAATTTTCCGAATGGGGTTCGTGCGGCCCCCACAATGACGATGTCTTGTTCGGCACTCATAATATTCATCCTGTGCAGTCCGAGTGAAAGATATGTACAAACCTTCTTAGGATCGTACACCTATGACGTGACGCTGGCCACTATTTATTACGTTGAATTTAATAGAGCGCTTTAAGAATCAAAGCCTACACCGAAAGCGTCAAGCATTTTCAACCAAGGTCCACGGCGGCCGTGCTGCTGATCAGAGCGGATTAATGCGCGAGTAGTTAGTTGGATTCCTAGCCAGGCAAGAGGTTCCGGTGGGAACGGTAGGGGCTTTTGCCGTACCATCTCCAGTTCACAGAGGGGGCTGGGGTTGTCGCTGAGGAGGTCGAGCATTACCCGTGCCGCGAATCGAGAAGCGCCAACTCCCAGACCGGTAAATCCGAGGGCAGAGACAACTGCGCCGCCGTGAGAGGAATGGAAGAAGGGGAAAAACCGAGTGCAGGTGTCAATAGCGCCGCCCCACGCATGACTAAATTTCACCCCGGATAGCTGAGGAAAGGTGTGGTGGAAGTGCGTAGCCAGAGTTGTAAAAGTGGCCGAGCGCTGATCAAAGGCCGGTTTTATGCGTCGACCAAAATGATAGACGGCATCCCAACCGCCCCAAAGGATCCTGTTATTTGGAGTAAGACGGAAATAATGGAATTGATTTCCGACGTCTGAAATACCCTGTCGCCGAGACCAGCCGATAGCTTCAAGCTGCTCTTGGGTGAGTGGCTCAGTGGCGAGAACATAGTCATAGACCGGGACGGTATGAAAGCGAAGCGCAGGGATCAGCGAAGGGAATACATTGGTGCCCAGAATCACCTTAGCGGCACGGACCTCCCCGGTTCGAGTCTCCACTTTTATTCCCCAGGGGGTGGAACTGACCTGTGTGACCAAAGAATTTTCAAAGATGTCAACACCCAGATCAGTGATGACCCGAGCTAATTCCCAACACAATTGGGCAGGGTTAACCAGAGCGTTTCGCTGGGTATCCCACAGACCACCCAAGAAGAGAGGAGAATCAATATGTTCTTTGAGGGCAGTTTGATCCAACCAGTATTGGCCGTTATCGGGATCATGAGCAGACGCTAATTCACGCTCTTGATGAGGATGCAAAGCCACCATAATTTCTCCGCTGCGCTCAAAACCGCAATCCATCTGGTAACGAGCAATAGTGGCCTCGATCTCAGCGAGATTTTCCATTCCCAGCTGCTCAAGGACATCCACCTCATTAGGAAGATGCTTTTTGCCATTGTCATATCCGTGAGTCAAACTAGCGGAACAAAAACCGCCATTTCGTCCCGAAGCTGCCCAGCCTACGGTATTTGCCTCGATGAGAATGACTCGACGATCAGGCTGTTGCTCCTTCGCTAATAAAGCTGCCCATAGCCCGGTGAATCCTCCACCAACGATAACGAGGTCGGCGCTATGGGCTCCAGACAAACTAGGACGCGGTTCGGGGCGTCGAGGATCATCGAACCAAAGGGGGATAGAACTGGCTTCGGCCAAGGAAGCCCTGACATCTAGCTTGGGGTATAAGGATTGAGTACTCATCTTAGGCTCCCGCCATCGTAGAAATCACTGATTCAGTTGACGCGCCACTTCGACGCAGCACCACCCCCACGCATGCCAACGCCAACAAAGTTAAGCCCAGCATGATGGTAGACATGGCCGCTACCTCAGGTCTGAGGGCCACTCGCACAGCTGAGAAAATATATACCGGCCATGGGGTATAGCCAGGCTGCTGGACAAAGCTAGAAAGAATGGTGTTATCCAGGCTCAAGGTAAAAGCCATGAGACCACCGGCCAGGATTCCGGGAGCCGCGATAGGTAAGGTGATGTCCTTGAAAACATGCCAAGGAGCTGCGCCGAGATCTGCGGCGGCTTCCATGACTTGCCGATCAATTCCCGTCATCCGAGCTCGAACAATGAAGGTCACCACAGCTACCGAAAACATGGTATGGGCAATGATCAATCTCACGAGCCCGTTATTCATAGGAGTTAACCCAGCATCAACTCCCAAGGTGACGAACCAGGGAAGAAAGGCAACACCGTCAACAATCTCCGGAGTAACCAAGGTCAACACCAATACTGCACTAAGCCCTAGTGCCCACCACGTTCCTCGAGGAGCATGGGCTAAGGCCACCCCGCCGATGGTGCCTAGCAGTGCTGATAAAGCAGCCGAACACACCGCGACAAGGAGAGACGTCACCACGGAACTGACAATCACATCATTATTGATTGCTCGGACATAGGCGCCCACCCCGAAGCCATTCCAAGAAGCCAAGATATTGCCAGAGTTAAAGGAGTATACGACGATGACGGCGATGGGGAAGAAGAGGAAAATGAAGACCAGCAACCCCCAGATATTTAATAGTGCTTTCATTAGTGGGCTCCTTCAATCACATCAATGGCTTGAGAC
This genomic interval from Corynebacterium poyangense contains the following:
- a CDS encoding NAD(P)/FAD-dependent oxidoreductase — encoded protein: MSTQSLYPKLDVRASLAEASSIPLWFDDPRRPEPRPSLSGAHSADLVIVGGGFTGLWAALLAKEQQPDRRVILIEANTVGWAASGRNGGFCSASLTHGYDNGKKHLPNEVDVLEQLGMENLAEIEATIARYQMDCGFERSGEIMVALHPHQERELASAHDPDNGQYWLDQTALKEHIDSPLFLGGLWDTQRNALVNPAQLCWELARVITDLGVDIFENSLVTQVSSTPWGIKVETRTGEVRAAKVILGTNVFPSLIPALRFHTVPVYDYVLATEPLTQEQLEAIGWSRRQGISDVGNQFHYFRLTPNNRILWGGWDAVYHFGRRIKPAFDQRSATFTTLATHFHHTFPQLSGVKFSHAWGGAIDTCTRFFPFFHSSHGGAVVSALGFTGLGVGASRFAARVMLDLLSDNPSPLCELEMVRQKPLPFPPEPLAWLGIQLTTRALIRSDQQHGRRGPWLKMLDAFGVGFDS
- a CDS encoding enoyl-CoA hydratase — translated: MSNYDNILLETHDRVGLIRLNRPKALNALNKATMEEVVAAAQEFDQRSDIGAIVITGSDKAFAAGADIKEMVSKTATDMYLSDWFAGWEGLTRVRTPLIAAVNGYALGGGCELAMMCDFIIAGDGAKFGQPEVNLGVTPGMGGSQRLTRAIGKAKAMEMCLSGRMMDATEAECSGLVARVVPAAQLVDQALETATAIAAKSFVATSMIKEQINAAYETTLQQGLLFERRTFHSIFASEDQKEGMAAFAEKREAEFNHR
- a CDS encoding acetyl-CoA C-acetyltransferase yields the protein MSAEQDIVIVGAARTPFGKFLGALSTLPATELGAIAIRGALEKSQVSGDQVDAVIMGEVLQAGVGQNPAKQAALSAGISPRAHTTTVNKVCLSGLSAIIDAARLLRSREAEVVVAGGMESMSLSPHLLPRSRQGQKYGSWEAIDHLAHDGLRAADLDISMGKLSERHAERYPVTRAEQDHCAALSHQRAEAATQDGIFEDEIIPVSVKHRKNTVCVNQDEGIRSGVTEESLASLSPAFVKDGSITAGNASPISDGAAAVVLCRREYAETHNLDILATLRAVGQVAGPDSSLQAQPAHALQAALSRQQWEAKDLDLIEINEAFGAVVVHSAHELGVDPDLINACGGAIALGHPIGASGARLVVHAAHQIKANKARRAGVALCGGGGQGEALLLEN
- a CDS encoding ABC transporter permease; this encodes MKALLNIWGLLVFIFLFFPIAVIVVYSFNSGNILASWNGFGVGAYVRAINNDVIVSSVVTSLLVAVCSAALSALLGTIGGVALAHAPRGTWWALGLSAVLVLTLVTPEIVDGVAFLPWFVTLGVDAGLTPMNNGLVRLIIAHTMFSVAVVTFIVRARMTGIDRQVMEAAADLGAAPWHVFKDITLPIAAPGILAGGLMAFTLSLDNTILSSFVQQPGYTPWPVYIFSAVRVALRPEVAAMSTIMLGLTLLALACVGVVLRRSGASTESVISTMAGA
- a CDS encoding enoyl-CoA hydratase/isomerase family protein, whose product is MSEHVVITTEGKAGIITLNRPKALNALNLDMVKEMSVALKTWREDDDIALVIVRGAGERAFCAGGDIATLYQDVKDESVDAGLNSAEFFRNEYELNYLIATYPKPYVALMHGIVLGGGVGVSAHGSHRVVTDSTRLGMPEVGIGFAPDVGGTFLLARSADRLGRHLAYTSLHVAAAEAIDLGFADYYVPEDQLEALTEALIFSGNAAVIERFSREIGPGFGDDRAEMVQVYSAASPEETLLRLDSLARAHGPEHWAAKAAKKIRTHSPLGIKTTRYALDKAEHQDLAEALSTEFWTSMNLMLEGEFVEGVRAQIIDKDRQPRWAYQSLEAVPEELAVRMLCPRTGSTFTPPQFS
- a CDS encoding MarR family winged helix-turn-helix transcriptional regulator; translated protein: MPQPSHRSLTATNFDAIAEGQRQWAKRHSRAAAEGLATISSTVRAADILWGGAEEALKPFGITFNQFELLTVLMYAKSGALSMNKISTRLQLPPASLTHAVSRLEKLGLLQRIPNREDRRSVLVMVTDQGIALAGAATPQVNKYFENIGLDAQDQAQLRAIAAKLRRKVGDVVE